One Acipenser ruthenus unplaced genomic scaffold, fAciRut3.2 maternal haplotype, whole genome shotgun sequence DNA segment encodes these proteins:
- the LOC117410077 gene encoding macrophage-expressed gene 1 protein: MHPCAFTSLLLLISAAQSQNAAFKSISGFLECKKALNVSALEVLPGGGWDNLRNVDMGRVMNFNYSQCQTTEDGVYLIPDEVSAVPEKQSKVESSSEIIESWLDHRSSVAHSVNAEASYLSWVNGKFSTENQRVKTHQVQDRAVTARVQVKNFMYSVKANPDFTFDPRFKEQVQDIANALENNQTRMASYLSEMLVLNYGTHVLTSVDAGASLVQEDYLQSSFVTDAFGRKSSIAASAGVNFFNKVNIGVGGSSGPEDNFTQQYVGNTTYSLTESHGGVPFYPGITLQKWQENIGNNLVAIDRSGLPLHFFLTRETLPGLPEPTIRKLSKTIDRAIRTYYLINTRPGCVRLDSPNFNFEANVDDGSCEGAPTNFTFGGVFQNCTELSSDAGGLCQALEQKNPLTGGYSCPAPYQAVKLRTEEKEEGYNRYECSRRCHGCWLFFKCCKDVCGDAYRIRKARFDAFWCVAAKDPVPADSGYLFGGLYGSSSQNPLTKTRSCPFGFVPLKLLDDLRVCVSDDYEQAARNSVPFGGLFSCEVGNPLSEGSRQSCPKGFSQHLAAISDGCQVLYCVRSGEFTGGQLPPVRLPPFIRKPLVSYDSTNTVMVMSEGEMSWIKDAKSQMWKLAKPEDLQRMTKLLDAQREGLSGGAVFGVVFGVLVSAALVVGLVVYGINRRRIQGYGEFRETSDGERSERAVGGESETQMENETSSSDTSQMLLA; encoded by the exons ATGCACCCGTGCGCGTTCACCTCGCTGCTGCTGCTAATCAGCGCAGCTCAAAGCCAAAACGCTGCATTCAAATCCATTAGTGGGTTTCTGGAGTGCAAGAAAGCGCTCAATGTATCCGCCTTGGAGGTCCTGCCGGGGGGCGGTTGGGACAACCTGCGCAACGTTGACATGGGCCGGGTGATGAATTTTAACTACTCCCAGTGCCAAACCACAGAGGACGGGGTCTATCTGATACCGGACGAGGTGTCTGCGGTCCCGGAGAAGCAGAGCAAAGTGGAGAGCAGCTCCGAGATCATTGAGAGCTGGCTGGACCACAGAAGTTCCGTGGCGCATTCGGTTAACGCGGAGGCCTCTTACTTATCGTGGGTGAACGGGAAATTCTCCACGGAGAATCAAAGGGTGAAGACGCACCAAGTGCAGGACAGAGCGGTGACCGCGAGGGTGCAG GTCAAAAACTTCATGTACAGTGTGAAGGCCAACCCGGATTTCACCTTCGATCCCCGCTTCAAGGAACAAGTACAGGACATCGCCAACGCCCTGGAGAACAACCAGACCAGGATGGCAAGCTATCTGTCCGAAATGCTGGTGCTCAACTATGGGACACACGTCCTGACCTCAGTGGACGCCGGGGCCAGCCTCGTCCAGGAAGACTATCTTCAATCCTCCTTCGTCACCGACGCCTTCGGAAGAAAGTCCTCCATCGCGGCTTCGGCCGGGGTCAACTTTTTCAACAAGGTCAACATCGGGGTGGGAGGTTCCAGCGGTCCAGAGGACAACTTTACCCAGCAGTACGTGGGCAACACCACCTATTCCCTGACGGAAAGCCACGGAGGAGTCCCTTTCTACCCGGGCATCACCCTCCAGAAGTGGCAAGAAAATATCGGCAACAACCTGGTGGCCATCGACCGCTCCGGGCTGCCTCTGCACTTCTTTCTCACCCGGGAGACCCTGCCTGGCCTCCCCGAACCGACCATCCGCAAGCTCTCGAAAACCATCGACCGAGCCATCCGGACCTACTACCTGATCAACACCCGTCCCGGCTGCGTCCGTCTGGACTCCCCCAATTTCAACTTCGAAGCCAATGTGGATGACGGCTCGTGCGAGGGAGCGCCCACCAATTTTACCTTCGGGGGAGTTTTCCAAAACTGCACGGAGCTGAGCTCGGATGCTGGAGGTCTCTGCCAAGCCTTAGAGCAGAAGAACCCGCTGACCGGCGGCTATTCCTGCCCGGCGCCCTACCAAGCGGTCAAGCTGCGGACCGAGGAGAAGGAGGAAGGCTACAACCGCTACGAGTGCAGCCGACGCTGCCACGGCTGCTGGCTCTTCTTCAAGTGCTGCAAAGACGTCTGCGGAGACGCCTACAGGATCCGGAAAGCCCGTTTCGACGCCTTCTGGTGCGTTGCCGCCAAGGATCCAGTCCCGGCGGATTCCGGATACCTCTTCGGCGGACTATACGGCTCTTCCTCCCAGAACCCCCTCACCAAAACCCGCTCCTGCCCCTTCGGGTTCGTCCCGCTCAAACTCCTGGATGACCTCCGGGTGTGTGTCAGCGATGACTACGAACAGGCGGCCCGCAACTCGGTCCCGTTCGGCGGGCTCTTCAGCTGCGAAGTCGGAAACCCCTTATCCGAGGGCTCCCGTCAGAGCTGCCCGAAAGGTTTCAGCCAACACCTGGCGGCGATCAGCGACGGCTGTCAGGTCCTCTACTGCGTCCGGTCCGGGGAGTTCACCGGGGGTCAGTTGCCGCCTGTCCGGTTGCCCCCTTTCATCCGCAAGCCTCTGGTTAGCTACGACTCCACCAACACCGTCATGGTCATGAGCGAGGGAGAAATGTCATGGATCAAGGACGCCAAGAGCCAGATGTGGAAACTGGCCAAGCCGGAAGACTTGCAACGGATGACCAAGCTGCTGGACGCGCAAAGGGAGGGTTTGTCTGGGGGAGCTGTGTTCGGGGTGGTCTTTGGAGTGCTGGTTTCGGCAGCGCTTGTGGTGGGCTTGGTCGTCTACGGGATCAATCGAAGGCGTATTCAGGGTTACGGGGAATTTAGGGAGACCAGCGACGGGGAGAGAAGTGAGCGGGCTGTGGGAGGGGAGAGTGAAACCCAAATGGAAAACGAAACCAGTTCCTCCGATACAAGTCAGATGCTCCTGGCTTAA